In the Qipengyuania pelagi genome, one interval contains:
- a CDS encoding chemotaxis protein CheW, producing MKRLMLLCTIAGRQAAIPAHAIRSVIEIDAIEPIPGTAPWIAGLTALRSQALTVIDCRVALGFESAGDPVGSRAAVIAEGGHLYALVVDDASDVEEIEGEIQQLRGGFGPQWANAAVGMVETPRGPAIILDIPALLGLDKPEAA from the coding sequence GACAGGCTGCGATCCCCGCCCATGCGATCCGATCCGTCATCGAAATCGACGCCATCGAGCCGATTCCGGGAACCGCGCCCTGGATCGCGGGTCTGACCGCCCTTCGCAGCCAGGCGCTGACCGTGATCGATTGCCGCGTCGCACTGGGTTTCGAAAGCGCGGGCGATCCGGTCGGCAGTCGGGCCGCCGTCATCGCCGAGGGCGGGCATCTCTATGCGCTCGTGGTCGACGATGCTTCCGACGTCGAAGAGATCGAGGGCGAGATCCAGCAGCTTCGCGGGGGATTCGGCCCACAATGGGCCAATGCCGCCGTCGGGATGGTGGAAACGCCGCGAGGCCCCGCCATCATCCTCGACATCCCGGCCCTGCTCGGCCTCGACAAACCTGAGGCGGCTTAA
- a CDS encoding response regulator, which translates to MRTCLVVDDSRVIRKVSRHILESLDFTVEEAENGQLGLDKCAEAMPDVILLDWNMPVMTGIEFIVQLRQVPGGDKPKVVFCTTENDVAHIREAISAGADEYVMKPFDHETLQIKLQLVGMA; encoded by the coding sequence ATGAGAACCTGTCTGGTCGTCGACGATTCGCGCGTAATACGCAAAGTGTCGCGACATATCCTCGAATCGCTCGATTTCACGGTCGAAGAGGCGGAAAATGGCCAGCTCGGGCTGGACAAATGCGCCGAGGCGATGCCCGATGTGATCCTGCTCGACTGGAACATGCCGGTCATGACCGGGATCGAATTCATCGTCCAGCTGCGTCAGGTGCCCGGAGGCGACAAGCCCAAGGTCGTCTTCTGCACCACGGAAAACGACGTCGCGCATATCCGCGAGGCGATCAGCGCCGGGGCGGACGAATATGTGATGAAGCCGTTCGACCACGAAACATTGCAGATCAAGCTCCAGCTCGTCGGCATGGCCTGA
- the cheB gene encoding chemotaxis-specific protein-glutamate methyltransferase CheB — translation MAAILPSTTPAFSRPARAPKRVTEDTVRVMLVDDSLTVRTVFSRMIDKEDDLAVVAEAGTAEKALFALRTTQVDVILLDLEMPGMGGLEALPKLLEAARPAQVLVVSSLTEDGAEHTLTALSIGAADTMLKPRPGGFNDAYRDALLTKIRALGGCDVHPEGPSLQAEASAVSEAKPAAPHEALAPQIVAIGASTGGIHALNLFLRRLPHDFDLPILITQHLPESFVPVFARQMELAAGREAVLAEDGTSIRRNRIVIAPGTAHMIVKRIGPASAAGSGVVTGLAHDRTANGCLPSVDPMFESVAEVYGGHAAAVLLSGMGRDGTSGAEAIARAGGSLYAQDEESCAVWGMPRAISEAGLARAVTTPMGLADAIAQSVRAPAEQN, via the coding sequence ATGGCCGCCATTCTGCCCTCCACCACGCCCGCCTTCTCTCGCCCCGCTCGCGCGCCCAAGCGCGTGACCGAAGATACGGTGCGCGTGATGCTGGTCGACGATTCGCTGACGGTTCGCACCGTCTTCTCGCGCATGATCGACAAGGAGGACGATCTGGCTGTCGTCGCCGAGGCGGGCACGGCGGAAAAGGCGCTGTTCGCGCTCAGGACCACGCAGGTCGACGTCATCCTTCTCGATTTGGAAATGCCGGGCATGGGCGGCCTCGAAGCGCTGCCGAAGCTGCTCGAAGCGGCAAGGCCGGCGCAGGTTCTCGTCGTTTCCTCGCTGACTGAGGACGGCGCCGAACACACGCTCACCGCTCTTTCGATCGGTGCCGCCGACACCATGCTGAAACCGCGTCCCGGCGGATTCAACGATGCCTATCGCGACGCGCTGCTGACGAAGATCAGGGCTCTTGGCGGATGCGATGTCCATCCCGAAGGACCTAGCCTTCAAGCCGAGGCGAGCGCCGTATCGGAAGCGAAGCCCGCTGCGCCCCATGAAGCGCTTGCACCACAGATCGTGGCCATCGGTGCGTCGACGGGTGGGATCCACGCCCTGAACCTCTTCCTGCGCCGTTTGCCGCACGATTTCGACCTGCCGATCCTGATCACGCAGCACCTTCCCGAAAGCTTCGTGCCGGTTTTCGCGCGCCAGATGGAACTGGCTGCCGGACGCGAGGCGGTTCTGGCCGAAGACGGCACCTCCATCCGCCGCAACAGGATCGTGATCGCGCCCGGCACGGCGCATATGATCGTCAAACGGATCGGCCCCGCCTCCGCAGCGGGGAGCGGTGTCGTGACCGGCCTCGCGCATGATCGCACTGCGAATGGCTGCCTCCCCTCCGTCGACCCGATGTTCGAGAGCGTCGCCGAGGTCTATGGGGGCCATGCCGCCGCCGTCCTCCTGTCCGGCATGGGCCGCGACGGCACCAGCGGCGCCGAGGCGATCGCCCGCGCCGGAGGCAGCCTGTATGCCCAGGACGAGGAAAGCTGTGCGGTCTGGGGCATGCCCCGCGCCATCAGCGAAGCTGGCCTCGCACGCGCGGTCACCACGCCCATGGGGCTCGCCGATGCCATCGCTCAATCGGTCCGGGCTCCTGCCGAGCAGAACTGA
- a CDS encoding CheR family methyltransferase: MAGVDASHRIVADLLRARTGQHLSEARMWRVPSALAGLFRARGISNVDQLVCLLAAPDARDLATEVVEALLNNETYFFRDTAFFDRLAETVLPDIFQRRKATRRIAIWSAGCSTGQEALSLAMLFADDPDRWRDWTIEIVGTDISHKAISVAQSGLYSQFEIQRGMDIHRMLRHFDEVATGWQAKPELRALTRFRQASLFSAPPATHGFDLVLCRNVMLYFDAPKRAEGFARLAQGMALDGWLMLGSGETVLGQTPLFETSDEGPALYRRAAAPVSRECARATKVG; this comes from the coding sequence ATGGCAGGCGTGGACGCATCGCACCGCATCGTTGCCGATCTCCTGCGCGCCCGTACCGGACAGCACCTGTCCGAAGCGCGCATGTGGCGGGTGCCCTCGGCCCTCGCCGGTCTGTTCCGTGCGCGCGGCATTTCCAACGTCGATCAGCTGGTTTGCCTTCTGGCCGCACCCGATGCGCGCGATCTTGCCACCGAAGTGGTAGAAGCGCTGCTCAACAACGAGACGTATTTCTTCCGCGACACGGCTTTCTTCGATCGCTTGGCTGAAACCGTCCTCCCCGATATTTTCCAGCGCCGGAAGGCTACCAGGCGCATCGCGATCTGGTCGGCGGGATGTTCGACCGGGCAGGAAGCCCTTTCACTCGCCATGCTCTTCGCGGACGATCCCGATCGCTGGCGTGACTGGACGATCGAGATCGTCGGCACCGACATATCGCACAAGGCGATCAGCGTCGCCCAAAGCGGGCTCTATTCGCAATTCGAGATCCAGCGGGGAATGGATATCCACCGGATGCTCCGCCATTTCGACGAGGTCGCGACGGGATGGCAGGCCAAACCCGAATTGCGGGCGTTGACCCGCTTCAGGCAAGCCAGTCTCTTTTCCGCGCCGCCCGCCACGCACGGCTTCGATCTGGTGCTGTGCCGCAATGTCATGCTCTATTTCGATGCGCCCAAGCGCGCCGAAGGCTTTGCGCGGCTGGCGCAGGGCATGGCGCTCGATGGATGGCTGATGCTCGGATCGGGCGAGACCGTGCTCGGCCAGACGCCCCTGTTCGAGACCTCCGACGAGGGACCGGCCCTCTATCGCCGCGCTGCGGCGCCCGTGTCCAGGGAGTGCGCGCGTGCCACGAAGGTCGGCTGA